GAAACCAGCATTCCGCGGCCGGGAGGCATCGGACCGGCCTTGTATCCGCCGAACAATCCGCCCTCGTCCCTACTGCCGCTCATCACCAAACCGTTGCAGGACAGGTCTTTCAGGCGACCGATGATCGGATCCATCATCGCGCGCCCGGCTCCGCCGCTGCGGCGGGCGACGACGACGCGCAGACCGATGTCGCGAGCCTGCGGCAGGTACTCCACCAGCGGGCCGAGCGGGTGGCTCAGCGATCCGCCCGGGATCAGGTCGTAGTCGTCGATCATCACGAACAGGTCGGGACCCGACCACCACGACCGCTCCTTGAGTTGCTGCTGGGTGATGTCGTTGGGCGGCAGCCGGTCTTTGAGCGCACCCGCCAGTGCCGTCATCAGATCGGTGCAGGATTGGGGCGCGGTGGCGTAGCCGCCGAGATACTCGTCCGGGACGACGCCGAGCATCGAGCGCCGGAAGTCCACCAGGATGATCTTGGCCTCCACCGGGCTGGCGTTCTCCATCACGCCGGCCGCGATGTTTCGTAGCAGACCGGTCTTGCCGCATTCGGTGTCGGCGAACGCCACCAGGTGCGGCTGCGAATCGAAATCCAGGACCACCGGGGCCAGTTCTTCCTCGTTGATGCCGATCGCGATTCGGGCCTTGCTGAGCTGCCCCGCATCGCGGGCCACCTTCACGACGTCGTCCCGGTCCACGTCGTGCGGCAGCATCCGCACCCTCGGCGCCTCGCGGTCCCCGTAGTGCGCGCGGACCGCCTCGACGGCGCCGGCCACGCCGGCGGGCAGATCCTCCACCGTCGAACTGGAGTCCAGCCTGGGCAACGCGATCAGGATGTGCAGCCGTTCAGAGTTGATGCCGCGACCCGGTCGCCCGATCGGCACGAGCTCTGCGGACCGGCGGGCCACCTCACTGTCGATCGGATCGCCGAGGCGCAGTTCGACGCGGGTGCCGAGCATGTCCTTGACCGCGGGCCGGATCTCCATCCACCGCGACGCGGTGATCGCCAGGTGCACGCCGTAGGACAGGCCCTGGATCGCCAGGGATTGGATCACCGCGTCGAGCGCCTCGAAGTCGCTCTTGATCGATGCCCAGCCGTCGATCACCAGCACCACATCACCGAATTTGTCTTGGCTCACCTCGCCTTTGGCCTTGCGCTGGCGGAAATCCCGCATGGATTCGATGCCGAGCTCACGGAACAGCTGCTCGCGAGACCGCAGCAGCCCGGCCACTTCGGCGACTGTGCGCCGGATCGCGTCGGCATCCATCCGGCCCGCCACCCCGCCGACGTGCGGTAACTTCGCCAGGCTCGCCAGGGTGCCACCGCCGAAGTCCAGGCAGTAGAACTGCAACTGCTCAGGAGTATGGGTGGCGGCCGCGGACAGGATCAGGGTGCGCAGCGCGGTGGACTTACCCGACTGCGGGCCGCCGACCACCGCCACGTTGCCCTGGGCTCCGGACAGATCGACCATGAGCAGGTCCCGACGCTGATCGTAGGGCCGGTCCACCACGCCCATCGGCATCCACAACCGGCCGTTGACATTGGCCGGGGCCGACCAGTCCGATTCGGGCAGAAGCTCGTTCACCGCAGGACTGTCGTCGAGCGGTGGCAGCCACACCTCGTGGGCCGGTCTGCCGTGACCGCGCAGGCGGCTGACCACCATGCCGAGCAGCGTGGTCTTGGTGGGACCCGAACTGACCGGCTCGGCCTCCGGAACGTCGTGCAGTAGCGGCACCCGCTCGGGTACCGGGTCCTTCTTGACCGGCGTCGCGGTGAACAGCTTGGGAGCGAGTGCTCCCAACTGGGTCACCCGCCCGGTGCGCGCCGCCACTCGCGGCTTGACGTACTCCCCGGAGACATAGCACGCATTGAACCGGATCGGTTCGGCCGCATCGCATTTGAGGAACGCCGAGCCGGGCACGCTGGGCAGGTGATAGGCGTCGGGTACGCCGAGCACGCTGCGCGATTCACCCGCCGAGAACGTCTTGAGACCGATCCGGTACGACAGGTGCGAATCCAGACCGCGCAGCTTGCCCTCCTCCAGGCGCTGTGAGGCCAGCAGCAGATGCATGTGCAGGGAGCGGCCCAGCCGGCCGATCATCACGAACAACTCGGCGAAATCCGGCTTCTGGGACAGCAGCTCGGAGAACTCGTCGACCACGATGAACAGCGCCGGCAGCGGTTCGAGGTCGGCGCCTCCGGCCCGGGCCCGCTCGTACTCGGTGACGTTCGGGAAGTTTCCGGCCGCGCGCAGCAGTTCCTGGCGGCGGTTCATCTCACCGGCCAGCGCGTCCCGCATGCGGTCCACCATGGTCAGTTCGTCTTCGAGGTTGGTGATGATCGCCGCGATATGGGCGATCCCGTCCAGGCCGAGGAACGTCGCCCCGCCCTTGAAGTCGACCAGTACC
The window above is part of the Mycolicibacterium fortuitum subsp. fortuitum genome. Proteins encoded here:
- a CDS encoding type VII secretion protein EccC, translating into MSTQGFVRRLRVAPPRMPGGEVNLAAPPEVPRAIPGNLMMRLMPFVMLVAVIGMIALMVTVGGRDMARNPMFLLFPMMMIMSMVGMFMGGGNRNGKAAAELNEERKDYFSYLANLREEADTTGAEQRTALEWSHPDPRALTDVVGTRRMWERRPSDADYCHIRVGIGTHRLATRLMAPETGPPEDLEPVSTVALRRFVKTHSVVHALPTAVSLRAFPTITFEGDRALARQLVRSMVLELCAFHGPDHVQVAVVTANPDGENWSWVKWLPHAQHSVTRDGMGSMRLLFPTLELMETALAAELVERGRFTRNAQPTQGLKQLVVVLDDGFVTGDEQLITDAGLDSVTLLDLNGLRPGASARRSLQLVVEGDDVAARTAVGVERFATPDTITVAEAETTARRIGRYRPANAAHIVSLEADSRAVDPGLMALLKIPDAAAIVPEQVWRQRSPRERLRVPIGITPNGQPIELDIKEAAEGGMGPHGLCIGATGSGKSEFLRTLVLSMITSHSPEQLNLVLVDFKGGATFLGLDGIAHIAAIITNLEDELTMVDRMRDALAGEMNRRQELLRAAGNFPNVTEYERARAGGADLEPLPALFIVVDEFSELLSQKPDFAELFVMIGRLGRSLHMHLLLASQRLEEGKLRGLDSHLSYRIGLKTFSAGESRSVLGVPDAYHLPSVPGSAFLKCDAAEPIRFNACYVSGEYVKPRVAARTGRVTQLGALAPKLFTATPVKKDPVPERVPLLHDVPEAEPVSSGPTKTTLLGMVVSRLRGHGRPAHEVWLPPLDDSPAVNELLPESDWSAPANVNGRLWMPMGVVDRPYDQRRDLLMVDLSGAQGNVAVVGGPQSGKSTALRTLILSAAATHTPEQLQFYCLDFGGGTLASLAKLPHVGGVAGRMDADAIRRTVAEVAGLLRSREQLFRELGIESMRDFRQRKAKGEVSQDKFGDVVLVIDGWASIKSDFEALDAVIQSLAIQGLSYGVHLAITASRWMEIRPAVKDMLGTRVELRLGDPIDSEVARRSAELVPIGRPGRGINSERLHILIALPRLDSSSTVEDLPAGVAGAVEAVRAHYGDREAPRVRMLPHDVDRDDVVKVARDAGQLSKARIAIGINEEELAPVVLDFDSQPHLVAFADTECGKTGLLRNIAAGVMENASPVEAKIILVDFRRSMLGVVPDEYLGGYATAPQSCTDLMTALAGALKDRLPPNDITQQQLKERSWWSGPDLFVMIDDYDLIPGGSLSHPLGPLVEYLPQARDIGLRVVVARRSGGAGRAMMDPIIGRLKDLSCNGLVMSGSRDEGGLFGGYKAGPMPPGRGMLVSRTTRSGVIQLSRMPDL